From the genome of Drosophila melanogaster chromosome 2L, one region includes:
- the Rbp9 gene encoding RNA-binding protein 9, isoform C yields MVEGQTAVQQQQQQPSGAGGASGVGSTTGSAGGPATANNVTNSQAQTNGGTTATTTAAAGAGSTTNAAVGQATANNAASNNNNNNNNTNNNNNNNATANNNNNNEPDPKTNLIVNYLPQTMSQDEIRSLFVSFGEVESCKLIRDKVTGQSLGYGFVNYVKQEDAEKAINALNGLRLQNKTIKVSIARPSSESIKGANLYVSGLPKNMTQSDLESLFSPYGKIITSRILCDNITDEHAAGLSKGVGFIRFDQRFEADRAIKELNGTTPKNSTEPITVKFANNPSSNKNSMQPLAAYIAPQNTRGGRAFPANAAAGAAAAAAAAAIHPNAGRYSSVISRYSPLTSDLITNGMIQGNTIASSGWCIFVYNLAPDTEENVLWQLFGPFGAVQSVKVIRDLQSNKCKGFGFVTMTNYEEAVLAIQSLNGYTLGNRVLQVSFKTNKNKQT; encoded by the exons ATGGTCGAGGGTCAGACAGCcgttcagcagcagcagcagcaaccatcCGGCGCGGGCGGTGCCAGCGGCGTGGGAAGCACCACCGGATCCGCTGGAGGACCGGCTACGGCCAACAATGTGACCAACAGTCAGGCCCAAACCAATGGGGGCACCACTGCGACCACGACTGCCGCAGCGGGTGCCGGATCCACGACAAATGCGGCCGTCGGCCAGGCCACAGCAAACAATGCtgcgagcaacaacaacaataataataataataccaacaacaacaataacaataacgccactgcaaacaacaacaacaataatgagCCAGACCCCAAGACCAATTTGATTGTGAACTACTTGCCACAGACGATGTCGCAGGACGAGATCCGTTCGTTGTTCGTCAGTTTTGGCGAGGTGGAGAGCTGCAAGTTGATACGCGACAAGGTGACAG GACAAAGTCTGGGCTACGGATTCGTGAACTACGTGAAGCAGGAGGATGCGGAAAAGGCAATCAACGCATTGAACGGCCTCAGGCTGCAGAACAAAACCATCAAGGTCTCCATTGCACGCCCCAGCTCCGAGAGCATCAAGGGTGCCAATCTCTATGTATCGGGTCTTCCAAAAAATATGACACAGTCGGATTTGGAATCATTGTTCAGTCCATACGGCAAGATCATAACCTCGCGTATTCTTTGTGATAATATCACTG ATGAACATGCTGCGg GTCTCTCCAAGGGCGTTGGCTTTATACGCTTCGATCAGCGATTTGAGGCCGACCGGGCCATTAAAGAGCTGAACGGCACCACTCCGAAGAATTCCACCGAACCCATAACCGTCAAGTTCGCCAACAATCCTAGCAGCAATAAGAACAGCATGCAGCCTTTGGCAGCCTATATAGCGCCCCAAAATACGCGTGGCGGACGAGCATTTCCGGCCAACGCTGCTGCCGGAGCggcagccgccgccgctgcagctgccatCCACCCCAATGCGGGCCGATACAG CTCTGTAATCTCGCGATATTCACCGTTGACCAGTGACCTGATCACTAATGGCATGATCCAAGGCAACACCATTGCCAGCTCCGGCTGGTGCATTTTCGTCTACAACCTGGCGCCCGATACCGAGGAGAACGTGCTGTGGCAACTGTTTGGGCCCTTCGGAGCAGTGCAATCTGTTAAG GTGATTCGTGATCTGCAGAGCAACAAGTGCAAGGGCTTTGGCTTCGTCACCATGACGAATTACGAAGAGGCTGTCCTGGCCATACAGTCGCTGAACGGCTACACACTTGGCAACCGAGTGCTTCAGGTCAGCTTTAAGACCAACAAGAACAAGCAAACGTAA
- the Rbp9 gene encoding RNA-binding protein 9, isoform H, with amino-acid sequence MVEGQTAVQQQQQQPSGAGGASGVGSTTGSAGGPATANNVTNSQAQTNGGTTATTTAAAGAGSTTNAAVGQATANNAASNNNNNNNNTNNNNNNNATANNNNNNEPDPKTNLIVNYLPQTMSQDEIRSLFVSFGEVESCKLIRDKVTGQSLGYGFVNYVKQEDAEKAINALNGLRLQNKTIKVSIARPSSESIKGANLYVSGLPKNMTQSDLESLFSPYGKIITSRILCDNITGLSKGVGFIRFDQRFEADRAIKELNGTTPKNSTEPITVKFANNPSSNKNSMQPLAAYIAPQNTRGGRAFPANAAAGAAAAAAAAAIHPNAGRYSSVISRYSPLTSDLITNGMIQGNTIASSGWCIFVYNLAPDTEENVLWQLFGPFGAVQSVKVIRDLQSNKCKGFGFVTMTNYEEAVLAIQSLNGYTLGNRVLQVSFKTNKNKQT; translated from the exons ATGGTCGAGGGTCAGACAGCcgttcagcagcagcagcagcaaccatcCGGCGCGGGCGGTGCCAGCGGCGTGGGAAGCACCACCGGATCCGCTGGAGGACCGGCTACGGCCAACAATGTGACCAACAGTCAGGCCCAAACCAATGGGGGCACCACTGCGACCACGACTGCCGCAGCGGGTGCCGGATCCACGACAAATGCGGCCGTCGGCCAGGCCACAGCAAACAATGCtgcgagcaacaacaacaataataataataataccaacaacaacaataacaataacgccactgcaaacaacaacaacaataatgagCCAGACCCCAAGACCAATTTGATTGTGAACTACTTGCCACAGACGATGTCGCAGGACGAGATCCGTTCGTTGTTCGTCAGTTTTGGCGAGGTGGAGAGCTGCAAGTTGATACGCGACAAGGTGACAG GACAAAGTCTGGGCTACGGATTCGTGAACTACGTGAAGCAGGAGGATGCGGAAAAGGCAATCAACGCATTGAACGGCCTCAGGCTGCAGAACAAAACCATCAAGGTCTCCATTGCACGCCCCAGCTCCGAGAGCATCAAGGGTGCCAATCTCTATGTATCGGGTCTTCCAAAAAATATGACACAGTCGGATTTGGAATCATTGTTCAGTCCATACGGCAAGATCATAACCTCGCGTATTCTTTGTGATAATATCACTG GTCTCTCCAAGGGCGTTGGCTTTATACGCTTCGATCAGCGATTTGAGGCCGACCGGGCCATTAAAGAGCTGAACGGCACCACTCCGAAGAATTCCACCGAACCCATAACCGTCAAGTTCGCCAACAATCCTAGCAGCAATAAGAACAGCATGCAGCCTTTGGCAGCCTATATAGCGCCCCAAAATACGCGTGGCGGACGAGCATTTCCGGCCAACGCTGCTGCCGGAGCggcagccgccgccgctgcagctgccatCCACCCCAATGCGGGCCGATACAG CTCTGTAATCTCGCGATATTCACCGTTGACCAGTGACCTGATCACTAATGGCATGATCCAAGGCAACACCATTGCCAGCTCCGGCTGGTGCATTTTCGTCTACAACCTGGCGCCCGATACCGAGGAGAACGTGCTGTGGCAACTGTTTGGGCCCTTCGGAGCAGTGCAATCTGTTAAG GTGATTCGTGATCTGCAGAGCAACAAGTGCAAGGGCTTTGGCTTCGTCACCATGACGAATTACGAAGAGGCTGTCCTGGCCATACAGTCGCTGAACGGCTACACACTTGGCAACCGAGTGCTTCAGGTCAGCTTTAAGACCAACAAGAACAAGCAAACGTAA
- the Rbp9 gene encoding RNA-binding protein 9, isoform J — protein sequence MVEGQTAVQQQQQQPSGAGGASGVGSTTGSAGGPATANNVTNSQAQTNGGTTATTTAAAGAGSTTNAAVGQATANNAASNNNNNNNNTNNNNNNNATANNNNNNEPDPKTNLIVNYLPQTMSQDEIRSLFVSFGEVESCKLIRDKVTGQSLGYGFVNYVKQEDAEKAINALNGLRLQNKTIKVSIARPSSESIKGANLYVSGLPKNMTQSDLESLFSPYGKIITSRILCDNITGLSKGVGFIRFDQRFEADRAIKELNGTTPKNSTEPITVKFANNPSSNKNSMQPLAAYIAPQNTRGGRAFPANAAAGAAAAAAAAAIHPNAGRYSSVISRYSPLTSDLITNGMIQGNTIASSGWCIFVYNLAPDTEENVLWQLFGPFGAVQSVKVIRDLQSNKCKGFGFVTMTNYEEAVLAIQSLNGYTLGNRVLQVSFKTNKNKQTXLLTKLAAVVNANAAAAALAANGLVLHNHHHHSNIGSINNNSNNSNGCSAAAFPLGKYVNHSSNNRQHNINNSTSNTSKQKPASTSNKQQSMAPPKRLASSTAATTGDLAATAATNSSSSSHSASSGDAGATGTAASSSSSSSSTNNNILKTSTKFIYNKPQNQYELLQQQLQLQQEFAQFLTNVANSAATPSSNGSANSTNQRNGGGTIGMGLGMSANSAGGGSGNKNSNGNNGYMPTWSNWFF from the exons ATGGTCGAGGGTCAGACAGCcgttcagcagcagcagcagcaaccatcCGGCGCGGGCGGTGCCAGCGGCGTGGGAAGCACCACCGGATCCGCTGGAGGACCGGCTACGGCCAACAATGTGACCAACAGTCAGGCCCAAACCAATGGGGGCACCACTGCGACCACGACTGCCGCAGCGGGTGCCGGATCCACGACAAATGCGGCCGTCGGCCAGGCCACAGCAAACAATGCtgcgagcaacaacaacaataataataataataccaacaacaacaataacaataacgccactgcaaacaacaacaacaataatgagCCAGACCCCAAGACCAATTTGATTGTGAACTACTTGCCACAGACGATGTCGCAGGACGAGATCCGTTCGTTGTTCGTCAGTTTTGGCGAGGTGGAGAGCTGCAAGTTGATACGCGACAAGGTGACAG GACAAAGTCTGGGCTACGGATTCGTGAACTACGTGAAGCAGGAGGATGCGGAAAAGGCAATCAACGCATTGAACGGCCTCAGGCTGCAGAACAAAACCATCAAGGTCTCCATTGCACGCCCCAGCTCCGAGAGCATCAAGGGTGCCAATCTCTATGTATCGGGTCTTCCAAAAAATATGACACAGTCGGATTTGGAATCATTGTTCAGTCCATACGGCAAGATCATAACCTCGCGTATTCTTTGTGATAATATCACTG GTCTCTCCAAGGGCGTTGGCTTTATACGCTTCGATCAGCGATTTGAGGCCGACCGGGCCATTAAAGAGCTGAACGGCACCACTCCGAAGAATTCCACCGAACCCATAACCGTCAAGTTCGCCAACAATCCTAGCAGCAATAAGAACAGCATGCAGCCTTTGGCAGCCTATATAGCGCCCCAAAATACGCGTGGCGGACGAGCATTTCCGGCCAACGCTGCTGCCGGAGCggcagccgccgccgctgcagctgccatCCACCCCAATGCGGGCCGATACAG CTCTGTAATCTCGCGATATTCACCGTTGACCAGTGACCTGATCACTAATGGCATGATCCAAGGCAACACCATTGCCAGCTCCGGCTGGTGCATTTTCGTCTACAACCTGGCGCCCGATACCGAGGAGAACGTGCTGTGGCAACTGTTTGGGCCCTTCGGAGCAGTGCAATCTGTTAAG GTGATTCGTGATCTGCAGAGCAACAAGTGCAAGGGCTTTGGCTTCGTCACCATGACGAATTACGAAGAGGCTGTCCTGGCCATACAGTCGCTGAACGGCTACACACTTGGCAACCGAGTGCTTCAGGTCAGCTTTAAGACCAACAAGAACAAGCAAACGTAATTATTAACCAAGTTGGCTGCTGTTGTCAATGCCAatgcggcggcggcagctcTGGCGGCCAATGGTCTAGTCCTCCATAATCATCACCACCACAGCAACATCGGTAGCATCAACAATAATAgtaacaacagcaacggctGCAGTGCAGCAGCCTTTCCACTTGGCAAATACGTTaaccacagcagcaacaacaggcaGCACAACATCAACAATAGCACTAGCAACACGAGCAAACAGAAGCCAGCCTCCACGAGCAACAAGCAACAATCAATGGCGCCACCTAAGAGATTAGCGAGCAGCACTGCTGCAACAACGGGGGACTTGGCCGCAACTGCTGCCAccaacagcagtagcagcagtcACTCGGCGTCCAGCGGAGATGCTGGAGCCACCGGCACAGCCGCATCctcctcgtcatcgtcgtcgtcgacaaacaacaacatcctGAAGACATCCacgaaatttatttacaacaaGCCCCAGAACCAATACGAgttgttgcagcagcagctgcagctgcagcaggagtTCGCCCAGTTTTTGACCAATGTGGCCAACAGCGCCGCAACGCCATCCAGCAACGGCTCGGCCAACTCGACAAACCAGCGTAATGGAGGAGGAACCATCGGCATGGGTCTGGGAATGTCGGCCAACTCAGCCGGCGGAGGTTCGGGCAACAAAAACAGTAACGGCAACAATGGCTATATGCCAACCTGGTCGAATTGGTTCTTTTAA
- the Ts gene encoding thymidylate synthase, isoform A gives MVLTPTKDGPDQESMPLPADNGESPSKQQAPVNRDEMHYLDLLRHIIANGEQRMDRTEVGTLSVFGSQMRFDMRNSFPLLTTKRVFFRAVAEELLWFVAGKTDAKLLQAKNVHIWDGNSSREFLDKMGFTGRAVGDLGPVYGFQWRHFGAQYGTCDDDYSGKGIDQLRQVIDTIRNNPSDRRIIMSAWNPLDIPKMALPPCHCLAQFYVSEKRGELSCQLYQRSADMGLGVPFNIASYALLTHMIAHVTGLKPGDFVHTMGDTHVYLNHVEPLKEQLERTPRPFPKLIIKRQVQDIEDFRFEDFQIVDYNPHPKIQMDMAV, from the coding sequence ATGGTTTTAACACCAACGAAAGATGGGCCCGACCAGGAGAGCATGCCGTTGCCGGCCGACAATGGGGAGTCACCAAGTAAACAGCAGGCCCCTGTCAATCGGGATGAGATGCACTACTTGGATCTTCTGAGGCACATCATCGCAAATGGAGAGCAGCGGATGGACCGCACGGAGGTGGGCACTCTGTCCGTGTTCGGCAGTCAGATGCGCTTCGACATGCGGAACTCCTTTCCTTTGCTGACCACGAAGCGCGTCTTCTTCCGCGCGGTGGCCGAGGAGCTGCTGTGGTTCGTGGCGGGCAAGACGGACGCCAAGCTGCTGCAGGCGAAGAATGTGCACATCTGGGATGGGAACAGCTCCAGAGAATTTCTGGACAAGATGGGGTTCACGGGGCGAGCCGTTGGGGATCTGGGGCCGGTGTACGGCTTCCAATGGAGGCATTTCGGGGCGCAGTACGGCACCTGCGACGACGACTACAGCGGCAAGGGGATCGACCAGCTGCGCCAGGTGATCGACACCATCAGGAATAACCCCTCAGACCGTCGCATCATCATGTCGGCTTGGAATCCACTGGACATCCCAAAGATGGCCCTGCCGCCGTGCCACTGCTTGGCGCAGTTTTACGTCTCCGAGAAGCGCGGTGAGCTTTCGTGCCAGCTATACCAGAGAAGCGCAGACATGGGCCTGGGCGTACCCTTCAACATCGCCTCCTATGCCCTGCTCACCCACATGATTGCCCATGTGACGGGTCTGAAGCCGGGCGACTTTGTTCACACCATGGGCGACACACACGTCTACCTGAACCACGTAGAGCCGCTGAAGGAGCAACTGGAGCGCACACCGCGACCCTTTCCCAAGCTGATCATTAAACGTCAGGTGCAGGACATCGAGGACTTCCGCTTCGAGGACTTTCAGATAGTCGACTACAATCCACATCCAAAAATCCAAATGGACATGGCCGTGTAG
- the Rrp1 gene encoding recombination repair protein 1, isoform B, protein MPRVKAVKKQAEALASEPTDPTPNANGNGVDENADSAAEELKVPAKGKPRARKATKTAVSAENSEEVEPQKAPTAAARGKKKQPKDTDENGQMEVVAKPKGRAKKATAEAEPEPKVDLPAGKATKPRAKKEPTPAPDEVTSSPPKGRAKAEKPTNAQAKGRKRKELPAEANGGAEEAAEPPKQRARKEAVPTLKEQAEPGTISKEKVQKAETAAKRARGTKRLADSEIAAALDEPEVDEVPPKAASKRAKKGKMVEPSPETVGDFQSVQEEVESPPKTAAAPKKRAKKTTNGETAVELEPKTKAKPTKQRAKKEGKEPAPGKKQKKSADKENGVVEEEAKPSTETKPAKGRKKAPVKAEDVEDIEEAAEESKPARGRKKAAAKAEEPDVDEESGSKSMLAEQSGCGGAAVLKSLQTMLNFCFPATKKAKKAETKTTVTLDKDAFALPADKEFNLKICSWNVAGLRAWLKKDGLQLIDLEEPDIFCLQETKCANDQLPEEVTRLPGYHPYWLCMPGGYAGVAIYSKIMPIHVEYGIGNEEFDDVGRMITAEYEKFYLINVYVPNSGRKLVNLEPRMRWEKLFQAYVKKLDALKPVVICGDMNVSHMPIDLENPKNNTKNAGFTQEERDKMTELLGLGFVDTFRHLYPDRKGAYTFWTYMANARARNVGWRLDYCLVSERFVPKVVEHEIRSQCLGSDHCPITIFFNI, encoded by the exons ATGCCGCGTGTCAAGGCCGTGAAAAAACAAGCAGAGGCGTTGGCATCTGAACCCACTGACCCCACTCCAAATGCCAATGGGAATGGAGTCGACGAAAACGCAGACTCTGCCGCTGAGGAACTCAAGGTGCCGGCAAAAGGAAAGCCGCGCGCGAGGAAAGCCACCAAGACGGCTGTATCTGCGGAAAACTCCGAGGAAGTCGAGCCACAAAAGGCGCCCACTGCAGCCGCGCGTGGCAAGAAGAAGCAGCCGAAGGATACAGACGAAAACGGCCAGATGGAGGTGGTGGCCAAGCCGAAGGGACGCGCCAAGAAGGCAACTGCAGAAGCAGAACCAGAACCCAAAGTCGATCTACCAGCTGGAAAGGCAACTAAGCCACGTGCCAAAAAAGAGCCCACTCCTGCTCCTGACGAAGTGACGTCTTCACCGCCTAAGGGACGCGCTAAGGCTGAGAAACCAACGAATGCCCAGGCCAAAGGACGGAAGCGAAAGGAGCTGCCGGCAGAAGCAAATGGAGGGGCCGAGGAAGCAGCAGAGCCGCCGAAACAACGGGCAAGAAAGGAAGCAGTACCAACGTTAAAGGAGCAAGCTGAACCAGGGACAATAAGCAAAGAGAAGGTGCAGAAAGCTGAGACAGCTGCCAAGCGGGCACGCGGAACCAAGCGTTTGGCAGATTCTGAGATCGCAGCTGCTCTCGATGAGCCGGAAGTGGATGAGGTGCCGCCAAAGGCTGCTAGCAAGCGAGCAAAGAAGGGAAAGATGGTTGAGCCATCGCCCGAGACTGTAGGAGATTTTCAATCAGTACAAGAAGAAGTGGAATCGCCTCCAAAAACTGCAGCTGCACCCAAGAAACGCGCCAAGAAAACAACCAATGGTGAGACTGCGGTAGAACTTGAGCCAAAGACCAAGGCAAAGCCCACTAAACAGCGCGCTAAGAAGGAAGGCAAGGAGCCAGCACCCgggaagaagcagaagaaatCCGCCGATAAGGAAAACGGTGTAGTTGAAGAAGAAGCCAAGCCCTCTACTGAAACCAAGCCAG CTAAAGGACGGAAAAAGGCTCCAGTCAAGGCAGAGGATGTCGAAGATATTGAGGAGGCAGCAGAGGAAAGTAAACCAG CTCGAGGCCGAAAAAAGGCGGCTGCGAAGGCTGAAGAACCCGATGTCGATGAGGAGAGTGGATCGAAAAGTATGTTAGCGGAGCAATCCGGCTGCGGTGGAGCTGCCGTATTAAAAAGCTTGCAAACCATGCTCAACTTTTGTTTTCCAGCCACCAAAAAAGCCAAGAAGGCCGAGACCAAAACCACTGTAACATTGGATAAAGACGCTTTTGCCTTGCCAGCAGACAAAGAATTCAACTTGAAAATCTGCAGCTGGAACGTGGCCGGTCTGAGGGCCTGGTTGAAAAAGGATGGTCTGCAGTTGATTGACCTCGAGGAACCAGACATTTTCTGCCTGCAG GAAACCAAGTGCGCAAACGATCAGTTGCCAGAGGAGGTGACCCGACTGCCGGGATATCATCCCTATTGGCTGTGCATGCCAGGAGGCTATGCCGGCGTCGCTATTTACAGCAAGATAATGCCCATACACGTGGAATACGGCATTGGCAATGAGGAGTTCGACGATGTCGGGCGCATGATTACGGCTGAGTACGAAAAGTTTTACTTGATCAATGTGTACGTGCCGAATTCAGGCCGAAAGCTGGTTAACTTGGAGCCCCGCATGCGCTGGGAAAAGCTCTTCCAGGCGTACGTGAAGAAACTGGACGCTCTAAAACCGGTGGTCATCTGCGGCGACATGAACGTTTCCCATATGCCCATTGATCTGGAAAACCCGAAGAATAACACCAAGAATGCCGGCTTCACCCAGGAGGAGCGTGACAAAATGACAGAGCTGCTGGGCCTCGGCTTTGTGGACACGTTTAGGCATTTATATCCCGATCGCAAGGGCGCCTACACCTTCTGGACATACATGGCCAATGCGCGAGCACGCAACGTTGGATGGCGTCTGGACTATTGTCTCGTCTCGGAGAGATTCGTGCCCAAGGTGGTGGAGCACGAGATACGCAGCCAATGCCTTGGAAGCGACCACTGCCCGATCACAATATTCTTCAATATATAA
- the Rrp1 gene encoding recombination repair protein 1, isoform A, with product MPRVKAVKKQAEALASEPTDPTPNANGNGVDENADSAAEELKVPAKGKPRARKATKTAVSAENSEEVEPQKAPTAAARGKKKQPKDTDENGQMEVVAKPKGRAKKATAEAEPEPKVDLPAGKATKPRAKKEPTPAPDEVTSSPPKGRAKAEKPTNAQAKGRKRKELPAEANGGAEEAAEPPKQRARKEAVPTLKEQAEPGTISKEKVQKAETAAKRARGTKRLADSEIAAALDEPEVDEVPPKAASKRAKKGKMVEPSPETVGDFQSVQEEVESPPKTAAAPKKRAKKTTNGETAVELEPKTKAKPTKQRAKKEGKEPAPGKKQKKSADKENGVVEEEAKPSTETKPAKGRKKAPVKAEDVEDIEEAAEESKPARGRKKAAAKAEEPDVDEESGSKTTKKAKKAETKTTVTLDKDAFALPADKEFNLKICSWNVAGLRAWLKKDGLQLIDLEEPDIFCLQETKCANDQLPEEVTRLPGYHPYWLCMPGGYAGVAIYSKIMPIHVEYGIGNEEFDDVGRMITAEYEKFYLINVYVPNSGRKLVNLEPRMRWEKLFQAYVKKLDALKPVVICGDMNVSHMPIDLENPKNNTKNAGFTQEERDKMTELLGLGFVDTFRHLYPDRKGAYTFWTYMANARARNVGWRLDYCLVSERFVPKVVEHEIRSQCLGSDHCPITIFFNI from the exons ATGCCGCGTGTCAAGGCCGTGAAAAAACAAGCAGAGGCGTTGGCATCTGAACCCACTGACCCCACTCCAAATGCCAATGGGAATGGAGTCGACGAAAACGCAGACTCTGCCGCTGAGGAACTCAAGGTGCCGGCAAAAGGAAAGCCGCGCGCGAGGAAAGCCACCAAGACGGCTGTATCTGCGGAAAACTCCGAGGAAGTCGAGCCACAAAAGGCGCCCACTGCAGCCGCGCGTGGCAAGAAGAAGCAGCCGAAGGATACAGACGAAAACGGCCAGATGGAGGTGGTGGCCAAGCCGAAGGGACGCGCCAAGAAGGCAACTGCAGAAGCAGAACCAGAACCCAAAGTCGATCTACCAGCTGGAAAGGCAACTAAGCCACGTGCCAAAAAAGAGCCCACTCCTGCTCCTGACGAAGTGACGTCTTCACCGCCTAAGGGACGCGCTAAGGCTGAGAAACCAACGAATGCCCAGGCCAAAGGACGGAAGCGAAAGGAGCTGCCGGCAGAAGCAAATGGAGGGGCCGAGGAAGCAGCAGAGCCGCCGAAACAACGGGCAAGAAAGGAAGCAGTACCAACGTTAAAGGAGCAAGCTGAACCAGGGACAATAAGCAAAGAGAAGGTGCAGAAAGCTGAGACAGCTGCCAAGCGGGCACGCGGAACCAAGCGTTTGGCAGATTCTGAGATCGCAGCTGCTCTCGATGAGCCGGAAGTGGATGAGGTGCCGCCAAAGGCTGCTAGCAAGCGAGCAAAGAAGGGAAAGATGGTTGAGCCATCGCCCGAGACTGTAGGAGATTTTCAATCAGTACAAGAAGAAGTGGAATCGCCTCCAAAAACTGCAGCTGCACCCAAGAAACGCGCCAAGAAAACAACCAATGGTGAGACTGCGGTAGAACTTGAGCCAAAGACCAAGGCAAAGCCCACTAAACAGCGCGCTAAGAAGGAAGGCAAGGAGCCAGCACCCgggaagaagcagaagaaatCCGCCGATAAGGAAAACGGTGTAGTTGAAGAAGAAGCCAAGCCCTCTACTGAAACCAAGCCAG CTAAAGGACGGAAAAAGGCTCCAGTCAAGGCAGAGGATGTCGAAGATATTGAGGAGGCAGCAGAGGAAAGTAAACCAG CTCGAGGCCGAAAAAAGGCGGCTGCGAAGGCTGAAGAACCCGATGTCGATGAGGAGAGTGGATCGAAAA CCACCAAAAAAGCCAAGAAGGCCGAGACCAAAACCACTGTAACATTGGATAAAGACGCTTTTGCCTTGCCAGCAGACAAAGAATTCAACTTGAAAATCTGCAGCTGGAACGTGGCCGGTCTGAGGGCCTGGTTGAAAAAGGATGGTCTGCAGTTGATTGACCTCGAGGAACCAGACATTTTCTGCCTGCAG GAAACCAAGTGCGCAAACGATCAGTTGCCAGAGGAGGTGACCCGACTGCCGGGATATCATCCCTATTGGCTGTGCATGCCAGGAGGCTATGCCGGCGTCGCTATTTACAGCAAGATAATGCCCATACACGTGGAATACGGCATTGGCAATGAGGAGTTCGACGATGTCGGGCGCATGATTACGGCTGAGTACGAAAAGTTTTACTTGATCAATGTGTACGTGCCGAATTCAGGCCGAAAGCTGGTTAACTTGGAGCCCCGCATGCGCTGGGAAAAGCTCTTCCAGGCGTACGTGAAGAAACTGGACGCTCTAAAACCGGTGGTCATCTGCGGCGACATGAACGTTTCCCATATGCCCATTGATCTGGAAAACCCGAAGAATAACACCAAGAATGCCGGCTTCACCCAGGAGGAGCGTGACAAAATGACAGAGCTGCTGGGCCTCGGCTTTGTGGACACGTTTAGGCATTTATATCCCGATCGCAAGGGCGCCTACACCTTCTGGACATACATGGCCAATGCGCGAGCACGCAACGTTGGATGGCGTCTGGACTATTGTCTCGTCTCGGAGAGATTCGTGCCCAAGGTGGTGGAGCACGAGATACGCAGCCAATGCCTTGGAAGCGACCACTGCCCGATCACAATATTCTTCAATATATAA